Proteins encoded within one genomic window of Calypte anna isolate BGI_N300 chromosome 25, bCalAnn1_v1.p, whole genome shotgun sequence:
- the EFNA1 gene encoding ephrin-A1: MERRWEPLALLGLALCWAAAAERHTVFWNSSNPRFLWSDYTVEVRLNDYLDIICPHYEEGSVDPSAMERYTLYLVELEEFQACKPRSKEQIRWECNKPSALHGPEKFSEKFQRFTPFTLGKEFKEGHSYYYISKPIHHHGEACLKLKVTVAGKGTLAPPVPASTQKGRIQADDAAAHVLRSVGQNSAMRGSSPFTFVSLLLPLLVPQGL; encoded by the exons ATGGAGCGGCGGTGGGagcccctggccctgctggggcTGGCCCTGTGCTGGGCGGCCGCGGCCGAGCGACACACGGTTTTCTGGAACAGCTCCAACCCCCG gTTCCTGTGGAGTGACTACACGGTGGAGGTGCGTCTCAATGACTACCTGGACATCATCTGCCCGCACTACGAGGAGGGGAGCGTGGACCCCAGCGCCATGGAGCGCTACACCCTCTACCTGGTGGAACTCGAGGAGTTCCAGGCCTGCAAACCCCGCTCCAAGGAGCAGATCCGCTGGGAATGCAACAAACCCAGCGCCCTGCACGGCCCCGAGAAGTTCTCGGAGAAGTTCCAGCGCTTCACCCCCTTCACGCTAGGCAAGGAGTTCAAGGAGGGGCACAGCTACTACTACATTT CCAAGCCTATCCATCACCACGGTGAAGCGTGCCTGAAGCTGAAGGTGACGGTGGCTGGCAAAGGCA CTTTGGCACCGCCTGTCCCTGCCTCCACCCAGAAGGGGAGGATCCAGGCAG aTGACGCGGCAGCACACGTGCTTAGGAGCGTGGGGCAGAACTCAGCCATGCGGGGCAGCAGCCCCTTCACCTTCgtcagcctcctcctcccccttctgGTGCCACAGGGGCTGTGA
- the EFNA3 gene encoding ephrin-A3, whose translation MAARLPALLPLLPLLLLLPGRGLPGALGNRHAVHWNSSNLHLRREGYTVQVNVNDYLDIYCPHYNASVPEHRLEQYVLYMVNAEGYRTCNTSQGFKRWECNRPHAPHSPIKFSEKFQRYSAFSLGYEFRAGQEYYYISTPMHNHRRACLKMKVFVCCASTSHSGEKLAPTLPQFTLRPEVKIEDLENFNPDMPKLEKSISGTSPKREHLPLAVAAALFLMTLLAS comes from the exons ATGGCTGCTCGGCTGCCCGcgctcctgcccctgctcccgctgctgctgctgctgccgggCCGGGGACTACCGGGGGCTCTGGGCAACCGGCACGCTGTGCACTGGAACAGCTCCAACCTGCA TCTGCGGCGGGAGGGCTACACGGTGCAGGTGAACGTCAACGACTACCTGGACATCTACTGCCCTCACTATAACGCCTCGGTGCCGGAGCACCGGCTGGAGCAGTACGTGCTCTACATGGTGAACGCAGAGGGCTACCGCACCTGCAACACCAGCCAGGGCTTCAAGCGCTGGGAGTGCAACCGGCCCCACgcaccccacagccccatcAAGTTCTCGGAGAAGTTCCAGCGCTACAGCGCCTTCTCGCTGGGCTACGAGTTCCGCGCAGGGCAGGAGTACTACTACATCT CCACACCGATGCACAACCACCGCCGGGCCTGCCTCAAGATGAAGGTGTTCGTGTGCTGTGCCTCCA CGTCGCACTCCGGGGAGAAGCTGGCGCCCACCCTGCCCCAGTTCACCCTGCGGCCCGAGGTGAAGATCGAGGACCTGG AAAACTTCAACCCAGACATGCCGAAGTTGGAGAAGAGCATCAGTGGCACCAGCCCCAAGCGGGAACACTTGCCCTTGGCCGTGGCCGCCGCGCTCTTCCTCATGACCCTGCTGGCCTCCTAG